In Panthera uncia isolate 11264 unplaced genomic scaffold, Puncia_PCG_1.0 HiC_scaffold_747, whole genome shotgun sequence, a genomic segment contains:
- the LOC125918396 gene encoding myosin regulatory light chain 10-like, with translation MSLVLTFSSPLMLSLHLAHPGRSLTGGQSIHAPRRARKRAEGGASSNVFSMFDQSQIQEFKEAFTIMDQNRDGFIDKEDLRDTFAALGRINVKNEELEAMVKEAPGPINFTVFLTMFGEKLKGTDPEETILHAFKVFDTEGKGFVKADFIKEKLMTQADRFSEEEVKQMFAAFPPDVCGNLDYRSLCYIITHGEEKD, from the exons ATGTCCCTAGTCCTGACCTTTTCTTCACCCTTGATGTTGTCCCTGCACCTGGCCCACCCTGGACGGTCCTTAACGGGTGGCCAGTCTATCCAC GCACCGAGAAGGGCCCGCAAGAGAGCGGAGGGCGGAGCCAGCTCCAATGTCTTCTCCATGTTTGATCAGTCCCAGATCCAGGAGTTTAAAGAG GCCTTCACCATCATGGACCAGAACCGGGATGGCTTCATCGACAAGGAGGACCTGAGAGACACCTTTGCTGCCTTGG gccgCATCAACGTGAAGAACGAGGAGCTGGAGGCCATGGTGAAGGAGGCCCCCGGGCCCATCAACTTCACCGTCTTCCTGACCATGTTCGGGGAGAAGCTGAAGG GTACGGACCCAGAGGAGACCATTCTCCACGCCTTCAAGGTGTTTGACACCGAAGGGAAAGGTTTCGTCAAGGCTGATTT CATCAAAGAGAAACTCATGACCCAGGCGGACCGGTTCAGTGAGGAGGAG gtcAAGCAGATGTTCGCGGCTTTCCCTCCAGACGTGTGTGGCAACCTGGACTACAGGAGCCTGTGCTACATCATCACCCACGGCGAAGAGAAGGACTAG